Proteins encoded by one window of Pelomicrobium methylotrophicum:
- a CDS encoding NAD(P)H-dependent oxidoreductase subunit E codes for MNDRTVFSTSSPGGGDHSHRVRPTPKGRTVDPQALQEVRALLGQEPRRRDLLIEHLHKIQDAYGHLSAAHLAALAKEMNLALTEVYEVATFYHHFDVVKEGDAVPPAITVRVCESLSCELAGAHELMAQLKKQLGPGVRVIPAPCVGRCAGAPVAVVGQKPIEHAKADRVLRAVERRDLKDTPPKCVTYKEYRAQGGYRLLAECLAGKHDPEQLVKVMEDSGLKGLGGAGFPAGRKWRIVRSEPAPRMMAVNIDEGEPGTFKDRYYLERDPHRFLEGAIIAAWVCGVSEIYIYLRDEYHGCREMLARELEALKKNPPCALPPIYLRRGAGAYICGEESAMIESIEGKRGMPRLRPPYVAQVGLFGLPTLEHNFETLYWVRDILEKGAAWYTSHGRRGRTGLRSFSVSGRVKKPGVKLAPAGITVKELIDEYCGGMLDGHEFYAYLPGGASGGILPASMGDLPLDFGTLEPYGCFVGSMAVIVLSDKDKARDAARNLMAFFHDESCGQCTPCRVGTAKALALLEQPKWNVPLLEELSRAMMDASICGLGQAAPNPVKSVIKFFPKEIE; via the coding sequence ATGAACGATCGAACCGTCTTTTCAACGTCTTCCCCCGGGGGAGGCGATCACAGCCACCGGGTACGACCGACTCCCAAGGGCCGTACCGTCGACCCCCAAGCCCTCCAGGAAGTGCGTGCCCTGCTGGGTCAGGAACCCCGGCGCCGGGACCTTCTGATCGAGCATCTGCACAAAATCCAAGACGCCTATGGCCACCTCTCGGCGGCGCACCTGGCGGCCCTCGCCAAGGAGATGAACCTGGCGCTCACGGAGGTCTACGAGGTGGCCACGTTCTATCATCACTTCGATGTGGTGAAGGAGGGCGATGCGGTGCCACCTGCCATCACGGTGCGCGTTTGCGAGTCGCTCTCCTGCGAGCTGGCGGGCGCCCACGAGCTGATGGCCCAGCTCAAAAAGCAGTTGGGTCCCGGCGTGCGCGTCATTCCAGCGCCATGCGTCGGACGCTGCGCGGGCGCGCCGGTGGCTGTCGTGGGTCAGAAGCCGATCGAGCACGCAAAGGCTGACCGGGTGCTCAGGGCGGTCGAGCGCCGGGACCTCAAGGACACGCCGCCCAAATGCGTCACTTACAAGGAATATCGCGCCCAGGGCGGCTACAGGCTGCTCGCCGAGTGTCTGGCGGGAAAGCACGACCCCGAGCAGCTTGTTAAGGTCATGGAAGATTCGGGCCTGAAGGGGCTCGGTGGGGCGGGTTTCCCGGCCGGGCGCAAGTGGCGCATCGTGCGTTCCGAGCCCGCGCCGCGGATGATGGCGGTCAACATCGACGAGGGCGAACCGGGCACGTTCAAGGACCGTTATTACCTCGAGCGCGATCCGCACCGGTTCCTGGAAGGCGCCATCATCGCCGCCTGGGTATGCGGGGTCTCCGAGATCTATATCTATCTTCGCGACGAGTACCACGGCTGCCGCGAGATGCTGGCGCGGGAGCTCGAGGCTCTCAAGAAGAATCCCCCCTGTGCCCTCCCGCCGATTTACCTGCGCCGCGGCGCAGGCGCCTATATCTGCGGCGAGGAATCGGCGATGATCGAGTCCATCGAGGGCAAGCGGGGCATGCCACGGCTGCGCCCCCCGTACGTGGCCCAGGTGGGCCTGTTCGGCCTGCCGACCTTGGAGCACAACTTTGAGACCCTCTACTGGGTTCGGGACATCCTCGAGAAGGGCGCCGCCTGGTATACCTCCCATGGCCGCCGCGGCCGCACGGGCCTGCGTTCTTTCTCGGTGAGCGGCAGGGTCAAGAAGCCGGGCGTGAAACTGGCGCCGGCCGGCATCACGGTGAAGGAGCTCATCGACGAGTATTGCGGCGGCATGCTCGATGGGCACGAGTTCTACGCCTACCTGCCCGGCGGGGCGTCGGGGGGGATTCTGCCCGCGTCCATGGGAGATCTCCCCCTGGACTTCGGGACCCTGGAGCCTTACGGCTGCTTCGTGGGTTCCATGGCCGTGATCGTGCTGTCCGACAAGGACAAAGCGCGCGATGCGGCGCGCAATCTGATGGCCTTCTTTCACGACGAATCCTGCGGCCAGTGCACGCCCTGCCGCGTGGGGA